From the genome of Streptomyces spinoverrucosus:
CGTGGTCGGTGAACGCCGGATAGAACTCGGCGACCACGTCGATCGGCGTGCCCTCGATCATCCGCTCGGCGAACCGGGCGACGGCCGGGTCGACGTCCCGGGAGGCGAACGAGTAGCGCTTGATGATCCCGGCGAACAGGTCGGCGACCGCCCGCCGCCCCTTCTCCACCAGCTCCGCCTGCTGCCCCAGGGCCCGCAGCACACCGGGCAGCACCCGCCGCACCGCGTTGACGCCCGCGACCGGCAGCCCGAAGTTGACCTCGCCGAGCTTCCCCGACGACGTACCCACCAGCGCGACCGCGACCACCCGCTCCCGGATCAGCTCCGGGTACTGCGCGGCCAGCGCCATCATCGTCATGCCGCCCATCGAGTGACCGACCAGCACGATCGGCCCCTCGGGCACGGCCGCGTCGATCACGGCCTTCAGGTCCCGGCCGAGCTGGTCGATGGTGATCGGCGCACCCTCCTGGAGCTGCGCCGCCCCGCGCTCGGACCGGCCGTGGCTGCGCTGGTCCCAGTGCACGGTCCGTACGACGCCCCGCAGTGCCGCCCGCTGGAAGTGCCAGGAGTCCTGGCTGAGGCAGTAGCCGTGGCTGAAGACGACGGTGACCGGCGCGGGTGCCTTGCGGCCGAACAACCGACGCCGCCGCGGTGACACGCCCGCGTCGGCCTCGACCTCGTCGACCTCGTAGTACAGCTCAGTGCCGTCATCGGCGTGCGCCCGCCCGGGCGTGCCGCGCAACGCGCCGTACGGCCCCGCCGAGTCGAGGGCGAGCCGGGCCTTTCGCCGCATGCCCCGGCCGACGGTCATCCGCTCTATCGCGACGCCGGCGGCCGCGCCCGCGGCGATCACTCCTATGGCGGCGCCGGCGATACCGGTCACCTTGCGCCAGTTTCCGGCCACCCCCGTGGCGGAAGCGACGGCCGCGGCGGCGGCGTCGACGACACCCTCCGCACTGCTCTCGCTCACGTACCGCTCCTCTTCGCCGGATCGTTGTCGTTGGTCGGTGGGTCAGGTGGTGCTGCTGCGTCTGTCGGTGCTGGGCCCCCGTGTGGACCGGTCCCGGGGCGGGTTACCCGTCTTGTTCCCCGTTCACCTATCCCCCGAGGGGCTGTTCCCGGCCGACCTGCGTCCCCCGGCCGTCGGCCTGCTCCTCATCGACATAGACGCGCGGAACGCGCGTTCCGATGCGGGTCACGATTTCGTATGCGATCGTCCCCGCCGCCTGCGCCCAGTCCTCGGCGGTGGGCTCCCCCCGGTC
Proteins encoded in this window:
- a CDS encoding alpha/beta fold hydrolase, whose protein sequence is MSESSAEGVVDAAAAAVASATGVAGNWRKVTGIAGAAIGVIAAGAAAGVAIERMTVGRGMRRKARLALDSAGPYGALRGTPGRAHADDGTELYYEVDEVEADAGVSPRRRRLFGRKAPAPVTVVFSHGYCLSQDSWHFQRAALRGVVRTVHWDQRSHGRSERGAAQLQEGAPITIDQLGRDLKAVIDAAVPEGPIVLVGHSMGGMTMMALAAQYPELIRERVVAVALVGTSSGKLGEVNFGLPVAGVNAVRRVLPGVLRALGQQAELVEKGRRAVADLFAGIIKRYSFASRDVDPAVARFAERMIEGTPIDVVAEFYPAFTDHDKTEALAHFVELPVLVLAGLKDLVTPSEHSEAIADLLPDAELVLVPDAGHLVMLEHPEVVTDRLADLLTRAGAVPAGATVGGYGSTSGTAQPG